DNA from Streptomyces sp. Edi4:
ACCGGCGGCCAGGCCGGCCAGGGTGCCGCCGGTGCCGCAGGCCACCCCGACCACGTCCGTTACTCCGCGCAGCTCCTCGCCGAGCGCCGTACAGCCCCGTACCGCAAGGGAGTTGCTGCCGCCCTCGGGCACGACGTACGCGTCACGCCCGAGCAGGTCGAGCAGGCCCGCGAGCACGTCCGGCGAGGACTTGCGCCGGTAGAGCGCGCGGTCGACGAAGTGGAGCCGCATGCCGTCCGCCGCGCACCGGGCGAGGGAGGGGTTGAGCGGCCGGCCCGCGAGCTCGTCGCCGCGTACGACCCCGATCGTGGGGAAGCCGAGCAGCCGCCCGGCCGCGGCGGTCGCGCGCAGGTGGTTGGAGTAGGCGCCGCCGAAGGTGAGGACGGGCCGGCCCGCCGCGGCCCGCAGGTTGAGGATCAGCTTGCGCCATTTGTTGCCGACCAGGTCGGGGTGGATCAGATCGTCCCGCTTGAGGAAGAGCCGTACCCCGTGCCGCGCGAAACGCTCGTCCGCCGCCTCCTCCAGGGGGGAGGGCAGGCGGGGGGCGAGCGTTTCGGGGTTCATGCGTCCATTGTCACTTCAGCCGGTCGCGCACGCGTTCGCGCAGCCAGTCCATGGTGAACCCGCGCGGATCCACCTTGCCGACCTGCCACTCCTTGTGGCCGATGACGGAGCGCTCGGTCCAGCGGTAGTGACGGCAGACGGCGGCCGCCGCCTTCTCGACGGCGTCGAGCTGGGCCTGGGGCCACGGGTCCTTGCCGTCCCCCAGGTTCTCGCACTCGAAGCCGTAGAAGTGCGTGTTCCCGTCGGTGTCGTTCTTCACCGGCGGCGGCAGCCGCTTCTCGGCGATCACGGCGCGCAGCACATCACCGTCGCCCGCGCCCGCGTGGTTGGCCCGGCCGTTGCCGACGAGGTGGACCCGGCCGTCCTTGGTGATCACGCCGTGGCACAGCGGTCCCGGCAGCGACTCGTAACCGTCGTAGCAGAGGCGGACCGTCGCGTCGGACCCGCTGGTGGCGGTGTGGTGGATGACGACGCCGTTGACCGGGCCCCAGCCGCCGTGCCCGGCCCGGTTGTGGCCGCGCCACTGGCCGGTCTCCACGACGGTGAGGCCTTCGGCGCGCAGGGCGGCGAGGAACTGGTCTGCGGACATGGGTGGGGCCATGGCCGCCTCCTTCCATAGCGGTACGGAACATCTCATACCGCTTGTACCCCAACTCCCGCTATGGGGCGATCTGTTCGGTTTGGTGAGCGAGCCGATCCGGACAGCCCGCCGCCGCCGCGCGACGCGTCAGTCCTGGGCGAGCCAGAGGTCGGGGCCGAAGACCTCGTAGTGGATGTCGGCCGCCGCCACGCCCTTGGCGAGCAGCTGGGTGCGGACCGCGCGCATGAACGGGAGCGGGCCGCAGAGGTAGGCGCGGGTGCCCGACGGCACCGGGAGCGCCGTCAGGTCGACCAGACCGGTGCGGTCGGCGGGGTGGCCGGGCTCCGGGTTCTCGTACCAGAAGTGGGCGGCCGCGTGCGGGAGTTTGGCGGTCAGCGCCGCGTGGTCGTCGCGCAGCGGGTGCTCTGCGGGGGAGCGGTCGGCGTGCACCACGGTCACCGGGGAGCGGTGCCCTTCGGCCGCCAGCTGCTCCAGCATGGACACCATCGGGGTGCAGCCGACCCCGGCGGAGGCGAGCAGCAGAGGAGCGTCGCCGCCGTCGAGCACGAGGTCACCGTACGGGGCCGAGACGCGCAGCGTGTCGCCCTCGCGGACCCGGGCGTGGAGGTGGCTGGAAACCTCGCCGTCAGGGGCGCCCTTGACGCGCTTGACGGTGATGGAGCGCAGCTCGCCACCGGGCGCGGAGGTGAGGCTGTACTGGCGGATCTGACGGGCGCCGTCGGCCAGTTCGACCTGGACGGAGACGTACTGGCCGGGCTTGAAGTCCGGGGCGGGCGCGCCGTCGGCGGGGCGCAGGCGGAAGGTGGCGCAGTCGGCGGTCTCCTCGGTGCGCCCGGCCACGGTCCACTCGCGCCAGACGTCGCCCGCGAGCACGCCGCGTTCCGCGTAGAGGCGGTCCTCGATGGCGATGAGGGCGTTGGCCATCAGCCAGTACACCTCGTCCCATGCCTCGGCCACCTCAGCGGTCACCGCCTCGCCGAGCACCTCCACGATGGCGGCGAAAAGGTGCTCGTGGACGACCTTGTACTGCTCGGCGGTGACGCCGAGGGAGGCGTGCTTGTGGGCGATGCGGCCGAGCATGACGTCCGGACGGTCCTCCGGGCGGTCCACCAGGTGGGTGGCGAACGCGGCTATGGACCCGGCGAGCGCCTGCTTCTGGAGGCCGGCCGCCTGGTTGCCCCGGTTGAACAGGTCGCGCAGCAGCCCGGGGTGCGCGGCGAACAGACGCTCGTAGAACCGTTCGGTGATGGTGCCGATGGCCGCTCCGACGGCGGGCAGGGTGGCGCGTACGGTCGCGGTCGACTTCTCGGACAGCATCGCTGACTCTCCTTGGGGCCTTGAATTGGTATTCGAGACTCTAATTTAAGGAGCTCCGGCACCCGGATCCGGGGGTGGGGTGGGCGGATCAGCGCAGGGTGATGCCGAGCAGCAGCGGGCCCGTCGGGGCGGCGACCAGGTCTTCCACGGTGAGCTCGTCGAGGGAGTCGTAGAACGCCTCCTGGGCGCGGCGCAGCGCCCGGCGCAGCCGGCACGCGGCGGCGAGCGGGCACGGCACCGTACCCTCGCAGTCCACCACGTCGCCCGGCCCCTCGAGCTCCCGCACCAGGCCGCCCACCGAGGCCAGACGGCCCGCGGTGGTGAGCGTGAGGCCTCCGCCCCGGCCGCGCCGCGCCTCGATGAGGCCGAGGTGCTGGAGCCGGGCGACGACCTTGGCGGTGTGGGTGTAGGCGATGCGCATCGCGTCCGCCACCTCCCGCGTGGTGGGCGGGGCCTGGCCATCCGCGGCCTCGGTGTTCTCGACGACGGCCAGGCGCATCAGCACCCGCAGCGCCAAATCGGTGAATCTCGTCAGCCGCATGCGAGCACCGTAGAGAAGGTGCATCCACGCGGCAAATTAAAGACCCCGCCGCCCGCCGGGAACTGTTCGAGCGGCGCGCGGGACTGCCCGTACCGGAGGCGTTCTAGTCCCACTCATTTGAGTAATGGCGCGCCGACTCTCCGTAATGGGAGGGTTCTCAGCGCAGTACGGCTTGAAGATCGCGAGAGCGCCCAGTAAGGAGTCACATGTCGGTCGAGGCAGGTCCCGAGAACCGCGCGCAACAGAGTCTCGGCACAGCCGCCGCGCGGAACTTGGCGACCACCACCAAGTCCGCCCCCCAGATGCAGGAGATCACCTCCCGGTGGCTGCTGCGCACGCTGCCGTGGGTGCAGGTGCAGGGCGGTACGTACCGGGTCAACCGACGGCTCAGCTACTCCGTGGGAGACGGCCGGGTCACCTTCGTGCAGACCGGGGAGCGGGTCGCCGTCATCCCCGCCGAACTGGGTGAGCTGCCGGCCCTGCGCGACTACGAGGACGACGGGGCGCTCAGCGAGCTCGCCGGCCGCTGTGAGCAGCGCGAGTACGGGGCGGGCGAGGTCATCGTCACCGCGGGCGATGTGACGGACCGGGTGTTCCTGCTCGCGCACGGCAGGGCCGAGAAGGTCGGCGCCGGCCAGTACGGCGCGGAGACGGGCCTCGGCTTCCTCGCCGACGGCGCCTACTTCGGCGAGCAGGCCCTCGTCTCGGGCGACGCCACCTGGCAGTGGTCGGTCCGCGCCACCACCGCGTGCACCGTCCTGGTCCTCAGCCGGGCCGACGTGCTGAACCTCGCCGAGCGCTCCGAGTCGTTGCAGGCCCACCTCACGGCGGTTTCCAGCCTGCCGGAGCAGCGCACCAACAAGTACGGCGAAGCGGCGATCGACCTGTCGGCAGGCCACGTCGGCGAAGCGGTCATCCCGCACACCTTCGTCGACTACGAGAGCGCCCCCCGCGAGTACGAACTCTCCGTGGCGCAGACCGTGTTGAAGGTCCACAGCCGCGTCGCCGACCTCTACAACCAGCCGATGAACCAGACCGAGCACCAGCTCCGTCTGACGGTCGAGGCGCTGCGCGAGCGCCAGGAACACGAGCTCATCAACAACCGCGAGTTCGGCCTCCTGTCCAACTGCGACTACGGCCAGCGGATCCAGCCGCACGACGGCGTGCCGAGCCCCGACGACATGGACGAACTGCTCTCGCGCCGCCGCGGTTCCAAGCTCTTCCTCGCCCACCCCCGCGCGATCGCCGCCTTCGGGCGCGAGTGCAACAAGCGCGGCCTGGTCCCCGAGTCCGTCGAGGTGGCGGGCACCCACCTGATGGCCTGGCGCGGGGTGCCGATCTTCCCGTGCAACAAGATCCCGGTGAGCGAGGCCCGTACGACCTCGATCCTGTGCATGCGTACCGGCGAGGAGCAGCAGGGCGTCATCGGCCTCCAGCAGTCCGGCATCCCGGACGAGGTCGAGCCGAGCCTTTCGGTGCGCTTCATGGGCATCGACGAGCAGGCGATCATCTCCTACCTGGTCACGGCGTACTATTCGGCCGCCATCCTGGTGCCCGACGCGCTCGGCGTCCTGGAGAACGTCGAGGTCAGCCGCTGGCGGTGAGCCTCAGGACCGGGCGCACCCGCGCGGTGCGCCCGGCGCCGACGTCCCCTCGGAGAAAGGCCACACCTGTTGGCAATGCCGGATGCCATGGAGGGCCGCGAGGCCGTTGAACTCCTTGAGCGGACCCGCGCCGTCGTCAATCCCCAACTGCGCGAGACCGTCCAGTCGTTGCCGCGATCCATGCGCCGGGTCGCCCAATACCACTTCGGCTGGGAGCAGGCCGACGGCACCCCGGCCGGCGCCCACGCGGGCAAGGCGATCCGCCCGGCCCTCGTGCTGGCCGCCGCGACCGCGTTCGGCGGCCGTCCCGAAGCGGCGGTACGGGCGGCGGCCGCCGTCGAACTCGTCCACAACTTCCACCTGCTCCACGACGACGTCATCGACGAGGACGCCACCCGGCACCACCGCCCCACCGCCTGGACCGTCTTCGGCGCCGCGGACGCCATCCTCGTGGGGGACGCGCTGCTCGCCCTCGCGCTGCGCGTGCTCGCCGACGACCAGCACCCCGCGGCCGCCGCCGCCTCCGCCCGGATCACCGCCTGCGTCATCGAGCTGTGCGCGGGCCAGCAGGCCGATCGCGCCTTCGAGGACCGGGGCCCCCAGGACGTCTCGCTCGACGAGTGCTTGGCCATGGCGATGGCCAGGACGGGGGCGCTGCTCGGCTGCGCCTGCGCGCTCGGCGCTCTGTACGCGGGCGCGGGCGACGAGGAGGTCGCCGCCATGGACGCGTTCGGCCGCGAGGCGGGGCTCGCCTTCCAGCTCATCGACGACCTGATCGGCATCTGGGGCGACCCCGGGCACACCGGGAAGCCCGCGGGCGCCGACCTGGCCGCGCACAAGAAGTCCCTGCCGGTCGTCGCCGCGCTCGGCTCGGACACCCCGGCGGCCGCCGAACTCGCCGGGCTCCACCGGGGCCCGATGGGGTCCGAAGCGGTCCGCAGGGCCGCCGACGCGGTCGAGCGGGCCGGCGGGCGCGACTGGGCCCAGATCCACGCCGCCGACCGGATGTCCCGCGCCGTCGGCCACTTGGCGCGCGCCGTGCCCGACCTCACCTCGGCGGGCGAACTCCTGGCCCTCGCCGAGTTCGTGACCCGCCGCGCCCGGTGAGCCGTCGTACGGATTCCGGCATCAGCGAGTGCCGAAATGGCCGGAGTCGCCCCAATTGCCGACCATCGCAGCCCAGTTGACCGCCTCGCCGCTCAGGCGACAACGGGGTGCTCGGCTCGAAGGGCACAAGGAAGCGGTAACACTCATTTCGGTCACCCCCTGTGACGAACGGCAGGGTACGCCGCTAATCTCCGCCCATGACACCACAGTCATGGGCGGGTTGGTATCGCGACCGCCTAGGATCAGAAGCGCTGACGATCACCACGGACGGGACGCAACTGCGGACCCGGATCAGGGGGGTCGACTTCGCCGGAGCGAGCTTCGACTCGCTCGGGCCCGTACCGGGGATACCGACGGAGAGCGGCACCTTCGCGCTCGACGGCGGGAACCTCCGTGACTTCGTCCTCGAATGGGACATGCCCGTGCCCATCTCATCGGACGACGGCGCCGTCCAGGAGGCCACGCTCAGCTGTCTGCTCTCCCTCAAGCCGCCGGAGCCCGACCTCGGCGTCGCCCTGCACTACGGGGGAGCGGTGTACGCCAGCGGCCGGGCGGAGCTCGACTTCGGCTCGGTCCTGAATGACATCCGGCGCCAACTCCCGTCCGGCGCAAGCCTCCAGCCGTCCGCCCTGGACGCGATCTAGCCGAGCCCGTTCCCGTCTGTTTCCCACGCGGCCGCCGCGCCCCGAAGAGCCCGCCCCCGGACTCCTCGGCGCACGGCGGCCGCTCCACGTCGTCCCGGGGGCGCTCCCCTCCCTCCTCCGGTCTCCCTCCCTCCTCCGGTCCGGATTGTTCTCCCGCTATCCTCGTTGTTCTACTACTATGCAAACAACACGCGCACCCAACGGGGACCAACGGCGAACCAACAGGGAAGAGGTGCGCACGAGGAGGCATCGATGAACCGGGTCCGCTACCGCTTAATGGCCGTCACCGCGCTGCCGTTCCTGCTCGCGCTTGCCGCCGACCTGACGGCGTACGCATTCCTTCGCGACCGGCTGCCGGAGCCGATGGCCAGTCACTTCACCGGGCGCGGTCACTCCGACGACACGGCGAGCCGCGCCTCCTTCCTGGGCCTCGCCGCCGCCCTGCACCTCGGGCTCGGAGCCGTTTGGGGTCTGGTCGTGCTGACCGCCACCAACGTGCGGGGCACGCGTTGGATGATCGCTGCCGGGTACGCCACGGCGGGGTTCGTCGGGTACCTCATGGTCGCCGTGCTCCTCGCCAACGCCGGCGTGAGCGACCCGGACCGGGTGCGGATGCCGTTGTGGCACATCGCCGTCGGCGCGGGCGTCGGCGCGCTCGGGGCGGGCATCGGGCGGCTGCTCATGGTGGCGCTGCCCGCCTCGGACCCCGAGCCGTCGCAGGGTCCTGGCGAGTCCCCGCGTCTCGACCTCGCCGAAGGTGAGGCGGCCGGCTGGATGCGCCGGGCGCCATCGAGGGTCCTGTCCGTGGTGGGAGTGGCGCTGCTCGTCTTCGGCGTCGTACTGATGCTCACCGCGGGCCCGGTCGGCGCGGTCGGCGCACTGCCGGCCGGCCTGCTCTGCCTCGCCTTCTCCCGCCCCTACGTCACCGTGGACCGGCACGGCCTGACCGCCCGGCCCACCGTGCTGCCCTGGCCGCGCATACGGGTGCCGCTGTCCGACATCGACCGGGCCGACAGCAGGCACATCGACATTCCGACGGAGTACGGGGGCTGGGGCTACCGCTTCCGTCCGGGCGGGTCGGGTCTCATGCTGCGCTCGGGCGAGGCGATCGTCGTACGGCGCCTGAGCGGCCGGGAGTTCGCGGTGACGGTGGACGACTCGGCCAAGGCGGCGGCGCTGCTCAACACCCTGGCCCACCGGGCGAAGGCGGGACGCTGATGCTCTTCCGTGTCGACCCCGCCTCGCCCCAGCCGCTCGGCGACCAGATCGCGGCATCGGTGCGCCGCGCGATCGCCGAGGGCGAGGTGGCGCCCGGCGACCGCCTGCCCTCGGCCCGCTCCCTCGCGGACTCCCTGGGCGTCAACGTTCATACGGTCCTGAGGGGTTACCAGCGCCTGCGCGACGAGGGCCTGATCGAGCTGCGCCGGGGCCGGGGAGCGGTGGTCGTGGGCGACCCGGGGGCGGGGGGCCTGGCGGCCCTCATGCTGCGCGTGCGCGAACTGGTCGCCGATGCGCGGGAGTTGGGGCTTACGGAAGAAGAGGTGGTGCGGCTGGTGAGGCGCGGGCTCGGGTGAGGGCGGCGTCGTGTGGTCAGTACGTCTGGAGCTCCACCAGGTTCCCGTCCGGGTCCAGGATGTGTGCGGCCCGCATGCCCGGGCCCCACTCCGGCAGGTCCCGCGCCGGGGCCGCGACGGTGCCGCCCGCGTCCGCGCACAGCGCGACGGCGGCGTCCAGCGCCTCGCGCGAGGCCACGTGGATCACCAGGGACCCGCCGCCGCGTGGCACCCGGTCCTCACCGAGCGCGGCGACCATCGCGGCCCGGGCGAACAGCGCGAGCGCCGTACGGCCCTCCGCCGCGTCCCAACTGGCGTACCCGGACGAGGCGTTGCCTCGTGCGAGGGCGCAACCGGTGAGCCGGGGGAGCACGGCGTCGTAGAAACGGAACGCCGGTTCGTAACGGTCGACGAGAAGCCGGGGGTAGGGAGGCTCCAGAGGTTCCATGCGACCGAACCTAACCCGGAGGCCGCACTTCCGCGCTGTGCGCCGGGTCACGCCGCGTCCGGCGTCCCGGCCACTCCTCACGGTGGCTCAGGGCGTGACGTGCGCCGCGCCGTTGGACTGCGCGCACCTGATCGCCCGGCGGGCCGGATGCCCTCCATCCGCATGCGCCTAGGCTGCGGGCATGCACCGCATTCTCGTGACCGGGAGCACCGGAGCCGGCAAGTCCACCCTGGCGCGCGCTCTGGGGGAGCGGATCGGCGTGCCGTATTACGAGATGGACGCCCTGTTCTACGCCGGACCGGGCTGGGCCGAGGACCCCCGGTTCGGGACGCGGGTGGCCGAGATCGCGTCCACCGGGGCCTGGGTCTTCGACTCCTACGGCCCGACAGAGGTCCGCGACCTGCTGTGGGAACGCGCGGACACGGTGGTGTGGCTGGACTATCCGCGCCGCGTCGTCATGCCGCGGGTGCTGCGCAGGTCGGCGCGCAGGACGCTGACGCGGGAACGGGTCTTCAACGGCAACCGCGAGACCCTGACGGGCTGGTTCCGCCCCGAGCACCCGGCCCGCTGGTCCTGGGCCCAGCACACGTCCCGCGCCGCCGACATCGCCGCCCGGGCCCGAAACCCCGACTACGAGCCCCTGCGCACGGTACGCCTCACGACCCCGCGCCAGACAAAGACCTGGCTCGCCCGCCTGCCCGCCGCGCCCGCGCCGCCCCCATGACGAAGAGACCCGACCAAACCCCGGCCGGGCCCCTCCAGCGTGCTGCTTTTCCTTCGGCGAAACCGGCCTGGATCAGGCCTTCTTGGTCTCCCAGAAGATGCGGTCGATCTCGGCGATGAGTTCGAGCGCCTTCTCGCCGGTCTTGGGGTCGGTCGACGCCTTCGCGGCCGAGAGGGCCTTGAGGGTGTCGTTGACCAGCTGGTGGAGCTCGGGGTACTTCTCGAAGTGCGGGGGCTTGAAGTAGTCGCTCCACAGCACGGAGACGTGGTGCTTCGCGAGCTCCGCACGCTGTTCCTTGATGACCACGGCACGCGCACGGAAGTGCGGGTCCTCGTTGGCCTGGAACTTCTCCTGCACGGCCTTGACCGACTCCGCCTCGATGCGGGCCTGGGCCGGGTCGTACACACCGCAGGGCAGGTCGCAGTGCGCGCTGACCTTCACCTTGGGGGCAAACAGGCGGGAAAGCATTGAGCTGTCCTTCCTCGTGATCGTCTTCTCAGGTGGGACATTACTCGGTGAGAGACGGTATTTCGCGGGTGCCCCCATGGGCTTAGGTCAAAAGTCCAGGGTCGCCCCGGGACTCGTGGCGGAACGTACCGTGGGGAGTGGCGGCGGGGTGCCGGTGGCCTGGAGGTGGGTGACGTATGACGGACGAGGGGCGGGAGCCGAGGGTGCCGCTCGGGATCGCGGAGGTCCTGGGAACGTCGATGGTGCCGACGCTGCTGCACGGGGACCAGCTGCTGGTGCACTACGGAGCCGAACTGCGGGCCGGGGACGTGGCGGTGCTGCGTCACCCGTTGCAGCAGGATCTGCTCATCGTCAAGCGGCTGATGGAGCGGCGCGAGAGCGGCTGGTGGGTGCTGGGGGACAACACCGACGACGAGGTGGTGGACAGCCGGGCGTTCGGTGCGGTTCCGGCCGAGCTCGTGCTCGGCCGGGTGCGCGGGCGTTTTAGGCCGATGACGGCCGGGCGCAGGCGCTCGGTCGGCTACCTGGCGTCCTGGGTCGTCTCCTCGGTCAGACCGGTGCTGTCGGACCGCTCGGTCTCCAGGCGCTTGCGGGCCCGGTAGGCGGCCACGTTGGCACGGGTCGCGCAGCGGTCCGAGCAGTAGCGGCGCGAGCGGTTGGTCGAGGTGTCGAGATAGGCGTTGCGGCACGGCGCCGCCTGGCACAGGCCGAGCCGGTCGACGCCGAACTCCGTGAGGTGGAAGGCCAGTCCCATGGAGGCGATCGCGGCGTAGCCCGCCGTCGCGTTCGAGGGGTGGTCGGCCAGGTGCATGTGCCACAGCGGGCGGCCGTCCTCGTCGCGGTGCTCGTGGCCCGACACCTGCGGGCTGACGGGGAATTCGAGCAGCAGCGAGTTGAGGAGGTCCACCGCCTGGACCTCCTGGCCCCCGTCGGCCGCCTCGAAGACCGCGCGCAGCCGGGCCCGCACCGAGCGGAAACGCGTCACGTCCGCGTCCGTGGCCCTGCGGGCCGCCGACTGGTTGGTGCCGAACAGGGCGCGGACCGCGTCGACCGACGTCAGCGTGTCCTTGTTGCGGGCCGGCTCCTCGGTGTTGACCAGGCGCACGGCGTAGTCCGAGTAATAGGCCAGTTCCACTTGTAGTCCTTACGGCGGCGGTCTAGGGTCGGGGGCGTTCCAGGTAACGGCTGGGTGCCCATCGAGGGTATTACACGGCGGCTTCGAAGGAGGGTTTCCGGTGACGGAAACGGGTGCGGAAACAGGTACGGGTACGGGCGGCGGCACCACCTGGCGCGGCTGGCAGGACAGCTGGGACCGTCAGCAGGAGTGGTACATGCCGGACCGCGAGGAGCGCTTCCGGGTCATGCTCGACATGGTCGAGGCCTGCGTCGGGCCCGCGCCGCGCGTGCTGGACCTCGCGTGCGGTACAGGGAGTATTACGGACCGGCTCCTCAAGAGGTTCCCGCAAGCGGTGAGCACCGGCGTGGATCTCGACCCCGCCCTGCTCGCCATCGCCGGCGGCACCTTCGCCGGGGACGAGCGGGTCACCTTCGTGAGCGCCGACCTCAAGGACCCGGGATGGGTCAAGGCGCTCCCGTACGATTCCTACGACGCCGTGCTCACCGCGACCGCCCTGCACTGGCTGCACAGCGAGCCGCTGGCCGCGCTCTACGGGCAGGTCGCCGGGCTCGTGCGGGAGGGAGGCGTCTTCATGAACGCCGACCACATGATCGACCCCGCCACCCCGCGCATCAACGCGGCCGAACGCGCCCACCGCCACGCCGCGATGGACCGCGCCAAGGCCGCCGGCGCCCTGGACTGGGCCGAGTGGTGGGCGCTGGCCGCCAAGGACCCCGTACTGGCCGGACCGACCGCCGCGCGGTACGAGATCTACGGCGAGCACGCCGACGGCGACATGCCCTCGGTGTCCTGGCACGCCGAGACCCTGCGCGCGGCCGGGTTCGCCGAGGCCCGCCCCGTGTGGGCCTCCCCTTCGGACACCCTGCTCCTCGCCCTGAAGTAGTCGGCGTCACGGTGCGTACGCGGAAGGGGGGTTGGGGGCTTCGCGCCCCCAACCCCCCTTCGAACGGGGCTACTTACCCGCGCTCACGCTCACAGCACCTTGGACAGGAACGACTTCGTCCGGTCGTGCTGAGGGTTCGTCAGGACCTCGCGCGGGTGGCCGGCTTCGACCACCACGCCGTCGTCCATGAAGACCAGCGAGTCGCCGACCTCGCGCGCGAAGCCCATCTCGTGGGTGACCACGATCATCGTCATGCCGTCCTCGGCCAGGCCCCGCATGACGTCCAGGACGTCACCCACCAGCTCCGGGTCGAGCGCGGAGGTCGGCTCGTCGAAGAGCATCAGCTTCGGCTGCATCGCCAGCGCGCGGGCGATCGCCACGCGCTGCTGCTGGCCGCCGG
Protein-coding regions in this window:
- a CDS encoding pyridoxal-phosphate dependent enzyme, coding for MNPETLAPRLPSPLEEAADERFARHGVRLFLKRDDLIHPDLVGNKWRKLILNLRAAAGRPVLTFGGAYSNHLRATAAAGRLLGFPTIGVVRGDELAGRPLNPSLARCAADGMRLHFVDRALYRRKSSPDVLAGLLDLLGRDAYVVPEGGSNSLAVRGCTALGEELRGVTDVVGVACGTGGTLAGLAAGLAPGQRAIGVPVLKGGFLTGQIRALQREAFGEERGDWTLDERFHFGGYARVPPELDAFARDFEERHGVGVERVYVAKLLYALLGLAEEAAFPSGTRLTATITGHP
- a CDS encoding peptidoglycan recognition family protein translates to MAPPMSADQFLAALRAEGLTVVETGQWRGHNRAGHGGWGPVNGVVIHHTATSGSDATVRLCYDGYESLPGPLCHGVITKDGRVHLVGNGRANHAGAGDGDVLRAVIAEKRLPPPVKNDTDGNTHFYGFECENLGDGKDPWPQAQLDAVEKAAAAVCRHYRWTERSVIGHKEWQVGKVDPRGFTMDWLRERVRDRLK
- a CDS encoding globin domain-containing protein, which codes for MLSEKSTATVRATLPAVGAAIGTITERFYERLFAAHPGLLRDLFNRGNQAAGLQKQALAGSIAAFATHLVDRPEDRPDVMLGRIAHKHASLGVTAEQYKVVHEHLFAAIVEVLGEAVTAEVAEAWDEVYWLMANALIAIEDRLYAERGVLAGDVWREWTVAGRTEETADCATFRLRPADGAPAPDFKPGQYVSVQVELADGARQIRQYSLTSAPGGELRSITVKRVKGAPDGEVSSHLHARVREGDTLRVSAPYGDLVLDGGDAPLLLASAGVGCTPMVSMLEQLAAEGHRSPVTVVHADRSPAEHPLRDDHAALTAKLPHAAAHFWYENPEPGHPADRTGLVDLTALPVPSGTRAYLCGPLPFMRAVRTQLLAKGVAAADIHYEVFGPDLWLAQD
- a CDS encoding Rrf2 family transcriptional regulator yields the protein MRLTRFTDLALRVLMRLAVVENTEAADGQAPPTTREVADAMRIAYTHTAKVVARLQHLGLIEARRGRGGGLTLTTAGRLASVGGLVRELEGPGDVVDCEGTVPCPLAAACRLRRALRRAQEAFYDSLDELTVEDLVAAPTGPLLLGITLR
- a CDS encoding family 2B encapsulin nanocompartment shell protein is translated as MSVEAGPENRAQQSLGTAAARNLATTTKSAPQMQEITSRWLLRTLPWVQVQGGTYRVNRRLSYSVGDGRVTFVQTGERVAVIPAELGELPALRDYEDDGALSELAGRCEQREYGAGEVIVTAGDVTDRVFLLAHGRAEKVGAGQYGAETGLGFLADGAYFGEQALVSGDATWQWSVRATTACTVLVLSRADVLNLAERSESLQAHLTAVSSLPEQRTNKYGEAAIDLSAGHVGEAVIPHTFVDYESAPREYELSVAQTVLKVHSRVADLYNQPMNQTEHQLRLTVEALRERQEHELINNREFGLLSNCDYGQRIQPHDGVPSPDDMDELLSRRRGSKLFLAHPRAIAAFGRECNKRGLVPESVEVAGTHLMAWRGVPIFPCNKIPVSEARTTSILCMRTGEEQQGVIGLQQSGIPDEVEPSLSVRFMGIDEQAIISYLVTAYYSAAILVPDALGVLENVEVSRWR
- a CDS encoding family 2 encapsulin nanocompartment cargo protein polyprenyl transferase, with amino-acid sequence MPDAMEGREAVELLERTRAVVNPQLRETVQSLPRSMRRVAQYHFGWEQADGTPAGAHAGKAIRPALVLAAATAFGGRPEAAVRAAAAVELVHNFHLLHDDVIDEDATRHHRPTAWTVFGAADAILVGDALLALALRVLADDQHPAAAAASARITACVIELCAGQQADRAFEDRGPQDVSLDECLAMAMARTGALLGCACALGALYAGAGDEEVAAMDAFGREAGLAFQLIDDLIGIWGDPGHTGKPAGADLAAHKKSLPVVAALGSDTPAAAELAGLHRGPMGSEAVRRAADAVERAGGRDWAQIHAADRMSRAVGHLARAVPDLTSAGELLALAEFVTRRAR
- a CDS encoding DUF6304 family protein is translated as MTPQSWAGWYRDRLGSEALTITTDGTQLRTRIRGVDFAGASFDSLGPVPGIPTESGTFALDGGNLRDFVLEWDMPVPISSDDGAVQEATLSCLLSLKPPEPDLGVALHYGGAVYASGRAELDFGSVLNDIRRQLPSGASLQPSALDAI
- a CDS encoding DUF1648 domain-containing protein, encoding MNRVRYRLMAVTALPFLLALAADLTAYAFLRDRLPEPMASHFTGRGHSDDTASRASFLGLAAALHLGLGAVWGLVVLTATNVRGTRWMIAAGYATAGFVGYLMVAVLLANAGVSDPDRVRMPLWHIAVGAGVGALGAGIGRLLMVALPASDPEPSQGPGESPRLDLAEGEAAGWMRRAPSRVLSVVGVALLVFGVVLMLTAGPVGAVGALPAGLLCLAFSRPYVTVDRHGLTARPTVLPWPRIRVPLSDIDRADSRHIDIPTEYGGWGYRFRPGGSGLMLRSGEAIVVRRLSGREFAVTVDDSAKAAALLNTLAHRAKAGR
- a CDS encoding GntR family transcriptional regulator, with amino-acid sequence MLFRVDPASPQPLGDQIAASVRRAIAEGEVAPGDRLPSARSLADSLGVNVHTVLRGYQRLRDEGLIELRRGRGAVVVGDPGAGGLAALMLRVRELVADARELGLTEEEVVRLVRRGLG
- a CDS encoding VOC family protein, with amino-acid sequence MEPLEPPYPRLLVDRYEPAFRFYDAVLPRLTGCALARGNASSGYASWDAAEGRTALALFARAAMVAALGEDRVPRGGGSLVIHVASREALDAAVALCADAGGTVAAPARDLPEWGPGMRAAHILDPDGNLVELQTY
- a CDS encoding adenylate kinase, with the translated sequence MHRILVTGSTGAGKSTLARALGERIGVPYYEMDALFYAGPGWAEDPRFGTRVAEIASTGAWVFDSYGPTEVRDLLWERADTVVWLDYPRRVVMPRVLRRSARRTLTRERVFNGNRETLTGWFRPEHPARWSWAQHTSRAADIAARARNPDYEPLRTVRLTTPRQTKTWLARLPAAPAPPP
- the sodN gene encoding superoxide dismutase, Ni; amino-acid sequence: MLSRLFAPKVKVSAHCDLPCGVYDPAQARIEAESVKAVQEKFQANEDPHFRARAVVIKEQRAELAKHHVSVLWSDYFKPPHFEKYPELHQLVNDTLKALSAAKASTDPKTGEKALELIAEIDRIFWETKKA
- the sodX gene encoding nickel-type superoxide dismutase maturation protease, which gives rise to MTDEGREPRVPLGIAEVLGTSMVPTLLHGDQLLVHYGAELRAGDVAVLRHPLQQDLLIVKRLMERRESGWWVLGDNTDDEVVDSRAFGAVPAELVLGRVRGRFRPMTAGRRRSVGYLASWVVSSVRPVLSDRSVSRRLRAR